A stretch of Flavobacterium sp. N1994 DNA encodes these proteins:
- a CDS encoding trypsin-like peptidase domain-containing protein yields MKRISSLFLISLFSGATTLGAYKLFIEGKSNRDSIVTMAPNNYTKNVGLSSEAIDFTAAAENTVHTVVHVKNVSIRTVYDPMMQWFYGSSGTQQQEQVGTGSGVIISEDGYIVTNNHVVKNATDLEVTLNNNKSYKAKLIGTDSKMDIALLKINADEKLPYSTFADSDQVKVGEWVLAVGNPYNLTSTVTAGIVSAKARNLENNGLQSFIQTDAAVNPGNSGGALVNTRGELIGINTMISSPTGSYAGYSFAIPSNITRKIIEDIMEFGNVQRGILGVEGGELNSKASKELGINDTEGFYISKVTKNSGAEKAGLQKGDIIKKLDNQEINTFAELSGYISTKRPNDKVKVTFIRHGETKSAAVTLIKNDVFTTDFKGLELENIEATDKKKFKIDYGVRIKDINNDNLKPYYDQLKGGIILSVDNVKATDVESISRFLNKKDENQSVNIQMLNRLGQIIQVIL; encoded by the coding sequence ATGAAACGTATATCAAGTTTATTTCTAATTTCTTTATTTAGTGGGGCAACCACACTTGGTGCTTATAAATTATTTATTGAAGGAAAAAGCAATCGTGATTCGATTGTCACTATGGCACCAAATAATTACACCAAAAATGTAGGATTATCGAGTGAAGCTATTGATTTTACTGCTGCTGCAGAAAACACAGTTCATACAGTAGTCCACGTTAAAAATGTTTCGATTAGAACCGTTTACGATCCAATGATGCAATGGTTTTATGGAAGTAGCGGCACTCAACAACAAGAACAAGTCGGAACAGGCTCAGGTGTCATCATTTCAGAAGATGGTTATATTGTAACTAATAATCACGTAGTAAAAAACGCTACTGATTTGGAAGTAACTTTAAACAACAATAAGTCATACAAAGCAAAACTTATTGGAACCGATTCAAAAATGGATATTGCTTTATTAAAAATCAATGCTGATGAAAAATTACCTTATTCTACTTTTGCTGATTCAGATCAAGTAAAAGTTGGGGAATGGGTCTTGGCTGTTGGAAATCCATATAACTTAACATCAACAGTTACGGCAGGAATTGTTTCGGCAAAAGCTAGAAATTTAGAAAACAACGGACTTCAATCTTTTATTCAAACTGATGCTGCTGTAAACCCAGGAAATTCTGGTGGCGCTTTGGTTAACACTCGTGGAGAATTAATCGGAATAAACACTATGATTTCATCCCCAACGGGAAGTTATGCCGGTTATTCTTTCGCTATTCCATCCAATATTACAAGAAAAATTATTGAAGACATAATGGAATTCGGGAATGTGCAACGTGGTATATTAGGTGTTGAAGGTGGAGAATTAAACAGTAAAGCTTCAAAAGAATTAGGCATTAATGATACTGAAGGTTTCTATATCAGCAAAGTGACTAAAAATTCAGGAGCAGAAAAAGCAGGTTTACAAAAGGGTGATATTATCAAAAAATTAGACAATCAAGAAATTAATACTTTCGCTGAGCTTTCAGGATACATAAGTACCAAAAGACCCAACGATAAAGTAAAAGTAACTTTCATTAGACATGGTGAAACGAAATCAGCTGCGGTAACCTTAATCAAGAATGATGTTTTTACTACGGACTTTAAAGGACTAGAATTAGAAAACATTGAGGCTACTGATAAGAAAAAATTCAAAATTGATTATGGTGTGAGGATTAAAGATATTAATAATGATAATCTTAAACCCTACTATGATCAACTAAAAGGAGGAATAATACTTTCTGTTGACAACGTAAAAGCTACTGATGTCGAAAGTATTTCTAGGTTTTTAAATAAAAAAGATGAAAACCAAAGCGTAAACATTCAGATGCTTAATAGGTTAGGACAAATAATTCAAGTCATTTTATAA
- a CDS encoding glyceraldehyde-3-phosphate dehydrogenase codes for MDSNKFYEKELSFQADRRKAAVELIKIISDLWYDKSIELVLFRNQLIDKNVSDIINFHEYAGEFVQKPINIFDSVEIARAIENLDLPPSRIDIGKLTYEYHLEDNKYHDSRAFVIDKLKNAKDFQDLKPKDVVLYGFGRIGRLLAREMMSKMGKGQQLRLRAIVTRDRNDASSLEKRASLLRYDSVHGDFQGSVQADAENNALIINGTTVHVITANGPEEIDYTPFGISDALLIDNTGAFTTEEQLKRHLTSKGVDKVLLTAPGKGVPNIVYGVNHNDYNPDKVDIFSAASCTTNAITPVLKVIEDTLGVVKGHIETIHAYTNDQNLVDNMHKKYRRGRAAALNMVITETGAGTAVAKALPSLAGKLTSNAIRVPVPNGSLVVMNLEVGKQTSFEDVNAIMKKYALEGELVEQIRYSLNNELVSSDIVGTAQPSIYDSNATIVSGDGKNIVLYVWYDNEYGYSHQVIRLAKYIAKVRRYTYY; via the coding sequence ATGGACAGTAACAAATTTTACGAGAAGGAATTATCTTTTCAAGCAGACAGACGTAAAGCCGCTGTTGAATTAATCAAAATCATCAGCGATTTATGGTATGACAAATCTATCGAGTTAGTTCTTTTTAGAAATCAATTGATTGATAAAAATGTTAGTGATATTATCAATTTTCATGAATATGCAGGTGAGTTTGTTCAAAAACCAATCAACATTTTTGATTCTGTGGAGATTGCCCGTGCCATTGAAAATTTAGACTTACCACCTTCTAGAATTGATATTGGAAAATTGACTTACGAGTATCATCTTGAAGACAATAAATATCATGACAGTCGTGCTTTTGTTATTGACAAACTAAAAAATGCTAAAGATTTTCAAGATTTAAAACCAAAAGATGTAGTCTTATATGGTTTTGGTAGAATCGGTCGTTTGTTAGCTCGTGAGATGATGAGCAAAATGGGTAAAGGACAACAACTTCGTCTACGGGCCATTGTAACTAGAGATAGAAACGATGCTTCTTCATTAGAAAAAAGAGCATCCTTACTTCGTTATGATTCGGTTCATGGTGATTTTCAAGGCTCAGTTCAAGCCGATGCTGAAAATAATGCTTTAATAATAAACGGCACAACAGTTCATGTTATTACTGCTAATGGTCCAGAAGAAATTGATTATACTCCATTCGGGATTTCGGATGCTTTATTAATTGATAATACTGGAGCTTTTACAACAGAAGAACAATTGAAACGTCACCTTACTTCAAAAGGAGTTGACAAAGTATTATTGACTGCACCTGGAAAAGGAGTTCCAAATATTGTATATGGTGTGAATCACAACGACTATAATCCAGATAAAGTTGATATTTTTTCAGCGGCATCCTGTACAACAAATGCTATCACTCCTGTTCTGAAAGTAATAGAAGATACGCTAGGAGTTGTAAAAGGCCATATTGAAACGATTCATGCTTACACAAACGACCAAAACTTGGTTGACAACATGCACAAAAAATACCGTCGTGGTCGTGCAGCAGCATTGAATATGGTTATTACCGAAACAGGTGCCGGAACGGCAGTTGCCAAAGCATTACCAAGTTTAGCTGGTAAATTAACCTCTAATGCCATTAGAGTTCCTGTTCCTAATGGTTCTTTAGTCGTTATGAATTTGGAAGTTGGGAAACAAACTTCTTTCGAGGATGTAAATGCTATAATGAAAAAATATGCCCTTGAAGGCGAATTGGTGGAACAAATTAGATATTCATTAAATAACGAACTCGTTTCATCTGATATTGTTGGAACTGCTCAACCCTCAATTTATGACAGTAATGCAACCATTGTTTCAGGCGATGGAAAGAACATTGTATTATATGTATGGTATGATAACGAATACGGATATAGCCATCAAGTAATCCGTTTAGCAAAATATATAGCTAAAGTAAGACGTTATACTTATTACTAA